The genomic interval GCCACGTGCAGCGCCTCCGCGAAGCCCGGCGTCACCGCCGAGTCCGTCCGCGCCGCCTACGAGAAGGCCTTCGCCGACGAGCCCTTCGTGCACCTGCTCCCCGAGGGCCAGTGGCCCGCCACGGCGTCCGTCTACGGTTCGAACGGCGTTCAGGTGCAGGTCGCCCTCGACGAGTCCGTGGGCCGCATCATCGCGATCAGCGCCATCGACAACCTGGCCAAGGGCACCGCGGGCGGTGCCGTCCAGAGCATGAACATCGCCCTCGGTCTCCCCGAGGAGCTCGGTCTTTCCACGATCGGAGTCGCACCGTGAGCGTCACGGCAGCCAAGGGATTCCAGGCGGCGGGCATCGCCGCCGGAATCAAGGAGAACGGCAACCCGGACCTGGCCCTCGTGGTCAACACCGGGCCCCGCCGCGCCGCCGCAGGCGTCTTCACCTCCAACCGTGTGAAGGCCGCGCCGGTGCTGTGGTCCGAGCAGGTCCTCAAGAGCGGCGAGCTGACCGCAGTCGTACTGAACTCCGGTGGCGCCAACGCCTGTACGGGCCCCAAGGGATTCCAGGACACGCACGCGACGGCCGAGAAGGTCGCCGAGGTGCTGGAGATCGGCGCGGGTGAGGTGGCCGTCGCCTCCACCGGGCTCATCGGCCTGCTCCTCCCGATGGACAAGCTCCTGCCGGGAGTCGAGGCCGCCGCGGCTCAGCTGTCCGAGCACGGCGGTGAGAAGGCCGCCATCGCCATCAAGACCACCGACACCGTCCACAAGACGTCCGTCGTCACTCAGGACGGCTGGACCGTCGGCGGCATGGCCAAGGGCGCGGGCATGCTCGCCCCCGGCCTCGCCACCATGCTGGTCGTCCTCACCACCGACGCCGACCTGCCGAGTGACGTACTGGACCAGGCGCTTCGGGCCGCCACGCGTACGACCTTCGACCGGGTCGACTCCGACGGCTGCATGTCCACCAACGACACCGTGCTGCTCCTCGCCTCGGGCGCCTCCGAAGTCACCCCGGAGTACGCGGAGTTCGCCGAGGCCGTACGGACCGTCTGTGACGACCTGGGCCAGCAGCTCATCCGGGACGCCGAGGGCGCCAGCAAGGACATCAAGATCGAGGTGGTGGGCGCCGCCAGCGAGGACGACGCCGTCGAGGTCGGGCGTTCCATCGCCCGCAACAACCTCCTCAAGTGCGCGATCCACGGCGAGGACCCCAACTGGGGCCGCGTGCTCTCCGCGATCGGCACCACGAAGGCGGCCTTCGAGCCGGACCAGCTGAACGTCGCCATCAACGGCGTCTGGGTCTGCAAGAACGGCGGCGTCGGCGAGGACCGCGACAAGGTCGACATGCGCTACCGCGAGGTGCACATCGTCGCCGACCTCGCCGCCGGGTCCGAGACCGCCACGATCTGGACCAACGACCTCACCGCCGACTACGTCCACGAGAACAGCGCCTACTCGTCATGAGCACCACGCGAAAGCACACCGCGCTCCCCAAGGCCCAGATCCTCATCGAGGCGCTGCCCTGGCTGGTCCGCCACAACGGCAAGACCGTCGTCATCAAGTTCGGCGGCAACGCCATGATCGACGAGGACCTGAAGGCCGCCTTCGCCCAGGACGTCGTCTTCCTGCACCACGCGGGACTCAAGCCGGTCGTCGTGCACGGCGGCGGCCCGCAGATCAGCGCGGCCCTCGACAAGCACGGCATCGTCAGCGAGTTCAAGGCCGGCCTGCGCGTCACCACCGAGGACGCCATGGACGTCGTACGGATGGTGCTCGCCGGGCAGGTGCAGCGCGAGCTGGTCAACCTGCTCAACCAGCACGGGCCCCTCGCCGTCGGGTTGACCGGCGAGGACGCGCACACCATCAGCGCCACCAAGCACCAGCCCGAGATCGACGGCGAGTTGGTCGACATCGGGCGGGTCGGCGAGATCACCGCGATCGACACGGGCGCGATCCAGGCGCTGCTCGCCGACGGCCGGATCCCGGTCGTCTCCTCGATCGCCCGGAGCCAGGACGACGGACATGTCTACAACGTCAATGCTGATACGGCGGCTGCGGCACTCGCTGCTGCTCTGGACGCCGAAACCCTCATGGTCCTCACGGACGTCGAGGGCCTCTACGAGGACTGGCCCCACAGCGACGAGGTGATCAGCCGCCTCACGGCTTCCCAACTGGAGAAGCTGCTGCCGGAGCTGAGCTCCGGCATGGTCCCGAAGATGGAGGGCTGTCTGCACGCCGTGCGCAACGGCGTGACCACGGCCCGGGTCATCGACGGGCGGGTCCAGCACTCGATCCTGCTGGAGATCTTCACCGACGAGGGCATCGGCACGATGGTCGTGCCGGACGCGCAAGAGGGGGATGCCGTATGACCGACAATCAGGAGCTCACCCAGCGCTGGCAGGGCTCGCTCATGAACAACTACGGCACCCCCCGGCTCCCTCTCGTCCGTGGCGAGGGACTCAAGGTGTGGGACAGCGAGGGCAGGCAGTACCTCGACTTCGTCGGCGGCATCGCGACCAACGCGCTCGGCCACGCCCACCCGGCGATCGTCGAGGCCGTGAGCAAGCAGATCGCCTCCCTCGGCCACATCTCCAACTTCTTCATGGCGGAGCCCACCGTCGCCCTCGCCGAGCGGCTGCTCCAGCTCTTCGGCCGGGACGGCAAGGTCTTCTTCTGCAACTCCGGCGCCGAGTCCGTCGAGGCCGCCTTCAAGATCGGCCGGCTGACCGGGCGCACCCACATGGTGGCCACCGAGGGCGGCTTCCACGGCCGGACCATGGGCGCCCTCGCGCTCACCGGCCAGCCCGCCAAGAAGACCCCCTTCCTGCCGCTGCCCGCCGACGTCACGCATGTGCCGTACGGCGACGCGCAGGCGCTGGCCGCCGCGGTCACCGAGGACACCGCGCTCGTCGTCATCGAGCCCATCCAGGGCGAGAACGGTGTCGTGGTGCCTCCGGCCGGCTACCTCAAGGCGGCCCGGGCGATCACGGCGGCCAAGGGCGCGCTGCTGGTCCTCGACGAGGTGCAGACCGGCATCGGCCGTACCGGACACTGGTTCGAGTACCAGGCCCACGAAGGCGTGCTGCCGGACGTGGTCACCCTCGCCAAGCAGCTCGGCGGCGGACTTCCGCTCGGCGCGACCGTCGCCTTCGGGCGGGCCGCGGAGCTGCTCCAGCCGGGGCAGCACGGGACGACCTTCGGCGGGAACCCGGTCGCGTGCGCCGCGGGACTCGCCGTTCTCGACACCATCGAGAACGACGGGTTGCTGGAGAACGTCAAGCGGCAGAGCGAGAAGCTGCGGGACGGAATCGAGTCACTGGGGCACCCGCTGGTCGACCATGTCCGGGGTGCGGGACTCCTCCTGGGTATCGTGCTCACCGAGCCGCTCGCACCGCAGGTGCAGAAGGCGGCTCAGGACGCCGGTTTCCTGGTGAACGCGCCCGCCCCCGATGTCGTACGACTGATGCCGCCGCTGAACCTCGGCGACGACGAAGTGGACGCGCTTCTTCAGGCTCTCCCCGGCATCCTGGGTGCCGCCGAGGGAGACGGATGATCCGGAGAATGAGACGACGATGAGCCATGCGCAGGAGCACGAGCACAACGGGGTCGCGGGGCCCGCGGTGCCGCAGACGCGTACCGCGCGCCACCGGCGGATCGTGGACATCCTCAACCGGCAACCGGTGCGGTCGCAGAGCCAGTTGGCGAAGCTGCTGTCCGACGACGGGCTGAGCGTCACTCAGGCGACGCTGTCCCGGGACCTCGACGAGCTGAACGCGGTGAAGATCCGTAACAACGACGGGGATCTCATCTACGCGGTGCCGAGCGAGGGGGGTTTCCGGACCCCTCGTGCTCCGCTGGGGGAGTCGGCGAAGGAGGAGCGGATGCGGCGGCTCTCCCAGGAGCTGCTGATCTCCGCGGAGGCTTCGGCGAACCTTGTGGTCCTGCGGACTCCTCCGGGGGCCGCGCAGTTCTTGGCGTCGGCGATTGATCAGGCCGAGCTGCATGACATCTTGGGGACGATTGCCGGTGACGACACGTTGATGTTGATCAGTCGGAACCCTACGGGTGGGCAGGCGCTGGCCGAGCATTTGTTGCGGTTGGCTCAGAACGGGCACTGACGGTTGTTCGTCGGGCGCGGGTGAGTGGGGGCTTGTCGCGCCCGCGCGGCGGAGCCGCAAATCGACACAGCCCCGCGCCCCTAAAGGCCTTCACCCCAACCTAGCTGCCAGGCCCCCCGTGATCAGCACCTCGTCGCCCGCCGTGATCAGCAGGGCCTCCACATCCGGTAGCGCCTCCAGCCAGGCCAGGCCCTCCCGTGAACCCATCGCGAAGGCCGCTGTCGCCCAGCAGTCCGCCCAAGTGATCGTCGGGGCCACGACCGTCACCGCCAGCAGGTCAGTGACCGCCGAGCGGCCCGTGCGCGGGTCGACTATGTGGGCGCCGCGTTCGGCCGTGCCGGAAGTCGCCACCGCCAGTTCCGTCGCGCCAGCCGCCGAGACCACGGCGGCCAGACCGCCCGGGCGGAGCGGGTCCGAGACGCCTACGCGCCAAGGGCGTTCGGGGCCCGGTACGCCCAACAGCTGTACGTCTCCGCCGCCGTTGACGCTGACGCCCGTCGCGCCCGACTCGGCCACACGACGGGCCGCGCGTTCCACCGCCCAGCCCTTGACGATGCCGGTGGGGTCGAGCCGGCCCTCGTACCGCGTGCTGAACCAGCCGTCGCTCAACCGCTCGGCCTCGGCGCCGAGTTCGAGGACCTCGGCGACCTCGGGATCGCAGTCGTCGACCGTCAGCTCACCGCGGGCCAGGCGGGAGACCTGGCTGTCGTCGCGGTAGGTGCTGAACACCTCGTTCACGCGGTGCAGTCCTGCCACCGCCTCCCGCAGTGCCGCCTGCACGGCAAGCGGTTCCCCGCCGCGGACGTCGAAGGAGAAGACCGTCCCCATGACCTCCTCCGCGTGACGCACCGCGGCGGGAGCTTGTGCCGACTCGGCCACCGTGTCAGCCACCGGCCTGGTCCAGCGCGGACTGCAGCGACTTCTTGTAGCCCTCGCTGGTGTAGGTGGCACCGGACACCGAGTCGATGTCCGCGCTGCCGGCCGCCACGGCCTCCTGGTTGAGCTTCGGGACGGACAGCGCCGTCTTCTGGTCGCTGGTCCCGCCCTTCGGCGCCTGCACGGCCTCGGCCTTGGTGATCTTGCCGCCGCTGACCGTGATCCGGACCTGGACCGGGCCGTACTGGGTCTGGGAGACGGCTCCGGTGACCGTCTTCGCCGCCGCCCCGGCGCTGCCGCCGGCCGGCTGGGAGGGCTGGGCCGACGGCTGGGCGGGGGCGGCCGCGTTCGCCTTGTCGATCGCCGACTGGAGCGACTTCTTGTAGCCCTCGCTCGTGTAGGTCGCCCCGGACACCGTGTCGACCTGCGGGCTCTGCTTGGCGACCACGGCCTGGTTGAGCTTCGGGACGGACAGCGCCGTCTTCTGGTCGCTGGTGCCGCCCTTGGGCGCCTGGACCGCCTCGGCCTTGGTGATCTTGCTTCCGCTGACGGTGATACGGACCTGGACGGGACCGTACTGGGTCTGGACCACGTCGCCGGTGAACGCTCCGCCCGCGGCCGCCCCGGTGCCGCCCTGGGCCGACTCCTGCGCCGCCGCGGTCTGCTGCGGGATCGTTCCGCCGGCCTGGGCGGACGCCGGGTCCGAGGACGGCTTCAGCGACAGCAGCAGCACGACACCGGAGACGGTGGCGGCGGTCGCGAGCACGACTCGACGGACGGGGTGAGACTTCCTCATCGCTTCAACAGCTCCTGAATTCCCGTCGTCACATCTCGAACGACTCGTGATGGATGCGGCGGGCGGGCACACCCGCGCCGCGCAGTGCTTCGTACACGGCCTGCGCGAAACCGTTCGGCCCGCACATGAACACGTCGTGCTTGTCGATGTCGGGGAGCTTGCGCTGGAGGGACTCGGCGGAGATGTCCGGGCGCTCCCCGTCCGGACTGTTCACCGCGTACATCAGGCGGGCGCCGCGCTCGTCGGCGATGGCGGAGAGCTCGTCCCACAGGGCCAGGTCCTGGGTGGTGTTGGCCCGGTACAGGAGGGTGATGTCACCGGCCGCGCCCGGCAGTGTCTCGAACAGGGCCCGCATCGGCGTGATGCCGACACCGCCGGCCACCAGCAGCACCTTGCCGCGGCTGCGGCGCTGGGCGGTCAGGGCGCCGTACGGTCCCTCGGCCCACACCTTGGTGCCGGGCTCCAGCTCGCGCAGCCGTTCGCTGTGGTCGCCGATCGCCTTCACCGTGATCCGCAGCATGCCCGGTCGGGGCGCGGCGGACAGCGAGTACGGGTGGGAGCTGAACCGCATGCCCGGGGCGAGGAACCGCCAGCGGAAGAACTGGCCCGCCTCCGCGCCCATCCGGTGCAGCTTGCGCCCGCCGATCAGCACCGAGACCACGCCCGGCGTCTCCTCGACGACCGCCTCGACGTACATGCGGTGCCGCAGGTTCAGCCGGATCGGCGTGAGGATCCGGTACCAGACCACCAGCGCGGTGACCGAGCCGTACAGCCCGTACCAGACGGTCTTGGCGACCGGCTCGACCGCGAAGTCGTTGCCGGTGGTCAGCTGGTGCCAGAAGGTCAGGAAGACCGCCGCGTACGTCAGCAGGTGCACGTGGTACCAGGTGTCGTACGGGATCCTGCGGCGCACCCCGCCGATGGACATCAGCCCGATCACGAACAGCAGCCCGGTGCCGATGGCCGCCTTGCCCATGTCCGGGAGCTGGTTGATGGAGTCCATCGTCTGCTGGACGATGTCGCCGAGCCCCTTGCCGGCCTGCAGGGCGTAGCCCCACATGATCAGGAAGACGTGGGCGACGACCAGGCAGAGCGTGTAGCGGCCGGTCATCGCGTGCCAGCGGGCGACCCGGTCGGAGCCCACCCGGCGTTCCAGCGCGGGCACCCGGGCCATCTGCAGCACCACGAGCGCCATCAGATAGCCGGCCAGCAGACCGGTGATCCGGCCCGCGTTGAGGATCTTGCTGTTGTCGTCGGCCACGGACGGCGTGTTGTGCCACCACAGCCACAGCACACCGGCCGCGCCCGCCCATACGGCGAGCAGCAGGACGGTCGCCGGGGAACGGCGCGGGCGGATGCGGCGCATCGTCTGGCGGCGGGCGGCGCGGCCGCCTGCGAGCGTCGTGGTCACGTTTCCTCCGGGGACGGGGGCAAGGGGGGTGGGCGTGGTCCCTTGGTCCTCAGATACGTGCGGTGACGCCGGTGTGTTCAGCTGCCCGCGGAGTCCAGTGCGGACTGGAGTGACTGGCGGTAACCGTCGCTCGTGTAGGTGGCCCCCGAGACCGTGTCGATCTCCGCGCTCTGGGCTTGCAGCGCTTCGGTCCGCAGCCGCGGGATCGCGTAGCTGTTGATCTCCTGGTCCCGGGGGTTGTCCGAGGGGTAGACGACGGCGGTGACGTCGGTGAGCTTGCCGTTCTTCACGGTGACCCGGACCTGTACGGGCCCCCAGCGGGTCTGGACGGAATCGCCGGTGACGGTTCGGGTTCCCGTGACCGCGGGGGCCGTCGACCCGGACGTCACCGCCAGGGCCGGCGAGGTGTGCGGCTTCAGCGACAGCAGCATCACCATGCCGGAGACGGTGGCGGCGCTCGCCAGCACGATCCTGCGCAGCGGACTGTTCTTCTTCAACGCGTGCACGTGTGAGGCCTCACAGCTCGAAGGATTCGTGGTGGATACGGCGGTCCGGCACCCCGGCGGCGCGCAGCTCCTCGTACAGCTCCCGGGCGAACCCGTGCGGGCCGCAGAGGTAGACGTCGTGAGCGGCCAGGTCGGGGACGGCCGCCCGCAGCGACTCGGCGGTGATACGCGGCCGTTGCCCCTGCGGCCCGTTGAGCAGGTAGTGCACCTGTGCCCCGCGCCACCGCGCGACGGCCTCCAACTCCCCGCCCAGCGCCAGGTCTTCGACCGTGCGCGCCCGGTACAGGAGCGTGACCTCGCCCGGCAGTGTCTCGAACAGGGCCCGCAGCGGGGTGATCCCGACCCCGCCCCCGATCAGCAGCGCCTTGGAGGAGGTCCGCCGGTCCCCGGTGAGCGATCCGTACGGCCCCTCCGCCCATACCCGCGTGCCCGGCCGCAGCGACGCCACGGCCGTACTGTGGTCGCCGAGCGCCTTGACGGTGATCCGCATGCGGTCGGGGCGGGGCGGCGCCGACAGGGAGTACGGCGTCGACGTCCACCGCAGGCCGTCGGCGAGGAACCGCCAGCGGAAGAACTGCCCGGCCTGCGCGCCCAGCCGGTCCAGCTCCCGCCCGTGCACGACGACGGACCACACGCCCGGCGCCTCCTGGTGCACCGACTCCACCCGCAGCCTGTGCCGCAGGTTCAGCCGCACCGGGGCGAGGACCCGGAACCACAGCATCAGGGCGGCCACGCCCAGGTACAGCGCGTACCAGGCGGCCGTGGCCACGGCGTTCCCGCTCAGGTCGTTGCCGAGGGCCAGTTGGTGCCCGAAGGCGAGGAACACGGCCGCGTACGTGAGGAGATGGACGTAGTACCAGAACTCGTGGCCGGTCCGGCGGCGTACCGCTCGCGCCGAGGTGACGCCGACCGCGAGGAGGATCACCGTGCCGGCGCTCGCCTTGAGCATCTCCGGGTAGTCCAGGACCACGGTGACGCTC from Streptomyces sp. CC0208 carries:
- a CDS encoding FMN-binding protein gives rise to the protein MRKSHPVRRVVLATAATVSGVVLLLSLKPSSDPASAQAGGTIPQQTAAAQESAQGGTGAAAGGAFTGDVVQTQYGPVQVRITVSGSKITKAEAVQAPKGGTSDQKTALSVPKLNQAVVAKQSPQVDTVSGATYTSEGYKKSLQSAIDKANAAAPAQPSAQPSQPAGGSAGAAAKTVTGAVSQTQYGPVQVRITVSGGKITKAEAVQAPKGGTSDQKTALSVPKLNQEAVAAGSADIDSVSGATYTSEGYKKSLQSALDQAGG
- a CDS encoding arginine repressor, with amino-acid sequence MSHAQEHEHNGVAGPAVPQTRTARHRRIVDILNRQPVRSQSQLAKLLSDDGLSVTQATLSRDLDELNAVKIRNNDGDLIYAVPSEGGFRTPRAPLGESAKEERMRRLSQELLISAEASANLVVLRTPPGAAQFLASAIDQAELHDILGTIAGDDTLMLISRNPTGGQALAEHLLRLAQNGH
- the argJ gene encoding bifunctional glutamate N-acetyltransferase/amino-acid acetyltransferase ArgJ, with protein sequence MSVTAAKGFQAAGIAAGIKENGNPDLALVVNTGPRRAAAGVFTSNRVKAAPVLWSEQVLKSGELTAVVLNSGGANACTGPKGFQDTHATAEKVAEVLEIGAGEVAVASTGLIGLLLPMDKLLPGVEAAAAQLSEHGGEKAAIAIKTTDTVHKTSVVTQDGWTVGGMAKGAGMLAPGLATMLVVLTTDADLPSDVLDQALRAATRTTFDRVDSDGCMSTNDTVLLLASGASEVTPEYAEFAEAVRTVCDDLGQQLIRDAEGASKDIKIEVVGAASEDDAVEVGRSIARNNLLKCAIHGEDPNWGRVLSAIGTTKAAFEPDQLNVAINGVWVCKNGGVGEDRDKVDMRYREVHIVADLAAGSETATIWTNDLTADYVHENSAYSS
- the argB gene encoding acetylglutamate kinase — translated: MSTTRKHTALPKAQILIEALPWLVRHNGKTVVIKFGGNAMIDEDLKAAFAQDVVFLHHAGLKPVVVHGGGPQISAALDKHGIVSEFKAGLRVTTEDAMDVVRMVLAGQVQRELVNLLNQHGPLAVGLTGEDAHTISATKHQPEIDGELVDIGRVGEITAIDTGAIQALLADGRIPVVSSIARSQDDGHVYNVNADTAAAALAAALDAETLMVLTDVEGLYEDWPHSDEVISRLTASQLEKLLPELSSGMVPKMEGCLHAVRNGVTTARVIDGRVQHSILLEIFTDEGIGTMVVPDAQEGDAV
- a CDS encoding FMN-binding protein, with the protein product MHALKKNSPLRRIVLASAATVSGMVMLLSLKPHTSPALAVTSGSTAPAVTGTRTVTGDSVQTRWGPVQVRVTVKNGKLTDVTAVVYPSDNPRDQEINSYAIPRLRTEALQAQSAEIDTVSGATYTSDGYRQSLQSALDSAGS
- a CDS encoding ferric reductase-like transmembrane domain-containing protein; protein product: MTTVYERRAAPAAAPPARRSPAGAVLALLWAGAAAVIGLWWADTGAVVGTAAWLTGAGRIAGLLCGYACAVLVGLMARVPLLERRIGSDRVARWHAMAGRYTVCLLLAHIALILAGYAAQDGASLWHESVTVVLDYPEMLKASAGTVILLAVGVTSARAVRRRTGHEFWYYVHLLTYAAVFLAFGHQLALGNDLSGNAVATAAWYALYLGVAALMLWFRVLAPVRLNLRHRLRVESVHQEAPGVWSVVVHGRELDRLGAQAGQFFRWRFLADGLRWTSTPYSLSAPPRPDRMRITVKALGDHSTAVASLRPGTRVWAEGPYGSLTGDRRTSSKALLIGGGVGITPLRALFETLPGEVTLLYRARTVEDLALGGELEAVARWRGAQVHYLLNGPQGQRPRITAESLRAAVPDLAAHDVYLCGPHGFARELYEELRAAGVPDRRIHHESFEL
- a CDS encoding FAD:protein FMN transferase, which translates into the protein MADTVAESAQAPAAVRHAEEVMGTVFSFDVRGGEPLAVQAALREAVAGLHRVNEVFSTYRDDSQVSRLARGELTVDDCDPEVAEVLELGAEAERLSDGWFSTRYEGRLDPTGIVKGWAVERAARRVAESGATGVSVNGGGDVQLLGVPGPERPWRVGVSDPLRPGGLAAVVSAAGATELAVATSGTAERGAHIVDPRTGRSAVTDLLAVTVVAPTITWADCWATAAFAMGSREGLAWLEALPDVEALLITAGDEVLITGGLAARLG
- a CDS encoding ferredoxin reductase family protein, yielding MTTTLAGGRAARRQTMRRIRPRRSPATVLLLAVWAGAAGVLWLWWHNTPSVADDNSKILNAGRITGLLAGYLMALVVLQMARVPALERRVGSDRVARWHAMTGRYTLCLVVAHVFLIMWGYALQAGKGLGDIVQQTMDSINQLPDMGKAAIGTGLLFVIGLMSIGGVRRRIPYDTWYHVHLLTYAAVFLTFWHQLTTGNDFAVEPVAKTVWYGLYGSVTALVVWYRILTPIRLNLRHRMYVEAVVEETPGVVSVLIGGRKLHRMGAEAGQFFRWRFLAPGMRFSSHPYSLSAAPRPGMLRITVKAIGDHSERLRELEPGTKVWAEGPYGALTAQRRSRGKVLLVAGGVGITPMRALFETLPGAAGDITLLYRANTTQDLALWDELSAIADERGARLMYAVNSPDGERPDISAESLQRKLPDIDKHDVFMCGPNGFAQAVYEALRGAGVPARRIHHESFEM
- a CDS encoding acetylornithine transaminase — its product is MTDNQELTQRWQGSLMNNYGTPRLPLVRGEGLKVWDSEGRQYLDFVGGIATNALGHAHPAIVEAVSKQIASLGHISNFFMAEPTVALAERLLQLFGRDGKVFFCNSGAESVEAAFKIGRLTGRTHMVATEGGFHGRTMGALALTGQPAKKTPFLPLPADVTHVPYGDAQALAAAVTEDTALVVIEPIQGENGVVVPPAGYLKAARAITAAKGALLVLDEVQTGIGRTGHWFEYQAHEGVLPDVVTLAKQLGGGLPLGATVAFGRAAELLQPGQHGTTFGGNPVACAAGLAVLDTIENDGLLENVKRQSEKLRDGIESLGHPLVDHVRGAGLLLGIVLTEPLAPQVQKAAQDAGFLVNAPAPDVVRLMPPLNLGDDEVDALLQALPGILGAAEGDG